DNA sequence from the Patescibacteria group bacterium genome:
CTTTATACATCCGAGCCAAAATTTTCATCAACTCTTTTTCGTCTTCACCTTTATCTGAATAATCTTTTTCCAAAATACTGGAATCCTTTTCAATCTCCACGCCCAAGTGCAACATCAAGGTCGCGTCAGAGCCGTCATCTACGATCAAATTTGGACCCTTGCCACCTGGAAACATAAACGCTTGCTCTGTGCACCACCAATATTCTTCCAAAGTTTCACCCTTCCAAGCATAAACAGGCACGCCCGCTTTGGCAATTGCTGCCGCTGCATGATCTTGGGTAGAATAAATATTACAAGAAACCCAACGCACATCTGCGCCCAACTCAACCAATGTTTCAATCAGTACCGCAGTTTGAATAGTCATGTGTAGACTGCCCAAAATACGTGCTCCAGCAAGCGGTTTCTGTTTGCTAAATTTTTCACGCAAAGCCATTAGGCCCGGCATTTCTTTTTCAGCGATAACGATTTCCTTTCGGCCGTAATCAGCCAAACTAATGTCTTTGATTTTAAAATCCTCTGTGTTTGTCATAAATTCTTATATTTAGAAATTAAATTATGATGTTTTTTGTCCATACGCGCGCCCATGCTCGCCACCACCAAGGCGGAGACATGACTAGCAATTTCGCCAGCTTCTTGCAAATTCAAACCATTAACTAGGCCGTGCAAAATACCGGCAGCGTACATATCACCTGCCCCGTTCGTATTTACCATCTCCACCTTGTGCGGTTCAATATTATAAACTTTACCATTTTCTTTAATCAAGCTTCCCTTCGCTCCTAGTTTTACTACCGCAATCTTGCAGTTATCTGCAATATCGTGTAGCGCTTCAGTTGAGTCTTTTTTATCCGTAAATTCAGACGCCTCTTCTTCATTGGCAAAAACAATGTCCACATGCTCACGCACTACGTCCTGAAATAGTTTTTTATTGCGCTGAATCAAGTGTACATCTGAAAGATCGAGAGAAATTAAGACATTGCCTTCCTTCGCAATGCCCACAGCGTGCATCACCGCATCGTAAGTATTAGGATTCTCCAATTGATATGCCTCAATATGTAAGATTTTACTATGTCGAACTACATTTTCATCAACATGTTTTTTGACAAAATTAGCCGACGCACCCAAATGAGTCGCCATCGTTCTTTCTCCATCTGGTGTGATAAAAATGATTGAATGCCCGGTCATATCGCGATCATGACGCAAAAGATGTGATACGATTCCCTCTTTTTCAATTTCTTCGCTATATCTACGACCATGACTATCATCGCCAATCATGCCCAAAAAAGAAGTACGATTGCCCAGGAGATTAACGCCTGAAAGCGTATTAGCCGCAGAGCCACCCGGTGATAATTCATGAGCCACGTGACTAAGTTCATTTAAGATGTTTTTACTTTCCGCTTCGGAAATCAAATTCATCGAACCTTTTTTGATTTTTAAATCATCGAGAACTTTATCTTCGATATTAATTACAATATCAAGTAAGGGACTGCCGATGCCCAAAAGATCCCAATGCTTATTTTTAACTGTTGTGTTTTCAGTTTTCATATTTTTTCATAATAGCATATTTTCATTTATGTGCCAATTTTTTTACTCACAAAAAAAATACAGACTAATTATTTTAGTATGTATTTTTTAAAAAAATTTTTCAAACATTAACGACTCTTGGGCGTCACCCAAAAACCCATATATTTCCCAAACATCAGCTTGGTTTGTGAGTCCAACCCCGGAATTGAGCCAAAAACGATAATACTGACAGGCAGAATTACCCATTGCACCGGAATTAATAATGTTTTCCAAAAACTATAACCATCAGGTCTTTTTGGCAATAATAAAGTCGCGATAATTGAAGATAGCACCAAGCCAGACATGGCAAAGGTCATCAAAGCTCTGGTTACCATTGGTAGATTGGTTGATAAGGTAGTAGAGTTAAAAGCCGCCCCGCCCAAAAACAATGGCATCCAACCAATAACAGCAATAATCAAAGCATTGGTCGCCCAAGAATGAAAACCATACAATTGAGTAAAAATTCGACTAATCATGGTCATCTTTGGATAAGTCTTCCAATTTTTAATAGTATTAAAAATTAAATAAGGTAAATTCTCCACACCCCAACCCCAACGTCTTTGTTGTTTATAAAGACTAGTTGCCGTCGCCTTCAAGGTCTTGTCCATACACGCATCCATTGAGACAGGATAGTTCATCGGCTCGACGCGGTAGTCACCTTTGTAATAACAAAAGCAATGCCAAAAAATACGCGAATCTTCACTCACCATTTTCGTTGACCAAAAACCAATATCCACCAAAGCGCGCCAAGTCATGGAATGCGAGGAATAGGTCGCCAATTTTTCTTGGCGAATCTGTTGCATCATCTGCCAAAAAGTATTAGATGAAGCGGCAATGCGGGCAAAGAAAGGGGCTTGCCAAATATTATTATGATAAACCGGAATCGGCTGATAACTCGCGCGATAGGGATTGGGTACAGTCAAAAATTTGTAAGTCAGGTTGTAGAAATAATCCGGATAAATAACAGTATCAATATCAAAAACGCTCACCAAAATCTTGTCATAATCAATATTATTCTTATCAACATAGTCACGCTTCAAGGCACTCGCCGCCCAGGCCTGGTTCGCACCCTTACCCTTCAGTTCACCCTCAATGCCATCTGGATGAAAGAAGACAAAAAAATCTTTAAACTTGTGCCCGAATTCATTTTTAATTTTCTCCGCATTAATGTGTGCTATTTCGCCGCCCCGCTCCTCAACTGCCAACACCACCACCATTTTATCAACTGGGTAATTACTAAATAACATCGCTGAAAAACTTGTCCGAATTACTTCAATGCTCTCATTATATGTCGGAAAAAAAACCAAGTGAATAACATCATCCCAGGCCATGGTCTTGCCCTCAATATTCACCGCTCCCAATTCATGACACTTCTGCCCCCAATCAATTTTAATATTTTTTTTCAAACGAT
Encoded proteins:
- a CDS encoding glycosyltransferase family 2 protein, which gives rise to MDYLKIGKATELTGDDRRLYRWLEILPGFLSWATLFLLLALSYWQPVFVAFFIIAFDVYWLLLVVFLGVHLLVAYDRLKKNIKIDWGQKCHELGAVNIEGKTMAWDDVIHLVFFPTYNESIEVIRTSFSAMLFSNYPVDKMVVVLAVEERGGEIAHINAEKIKNEFGHKFKDFFVFFHPDGIEGELKGKGANQAWAASALKRDYVDKNNIDYDKILVSVFDIDTVIYPDYFYNLTYKFLTVPNPYRASYQPIPVYHNNIWQAPFFARIAASSNTFWQMMQQIRQEKLATYSSHSMTWRALVDIGFWSTKMVSEDSRIFWHCFCYYKGDYRVEPMNYPVSMDACMDKTLKATATSLYKQQRRWGWGVENLPYLIFNTIKNWKTYPKMTMISRIFTQLYGFHSWATNALIIAVIGWMPLFLGGAAFNSTTLSTNLPMVTRALMTFAMSGLVLSSIIATLLLPKRPDGYSFWKTLLIPVQWVILPVSIIVFGSIPGLDSQTKLMFGKYMGFWVTPKSR
- a CDS encoding adenosine kinase; this encodes MKTENTTVKNKHWDLLGIGSPLLDIVINIEDKVLDDLKIKKGSMNLISEAESKNILNELSHVAHELSPGGSAANTLSGVNLLGNRTSFLGMIGDDSHGRRYSEEIEKEGIVSHLLRHDRDMTGHSIIFITPDGERTMATHLGASANFVKKHVDENVVRHSKILHIEAYQLENPNTYDAVMHAVGIAKEGNVLISLDLSDVHLIQRNKKLFQDVVREHVDIVFANEEEASEFTDKKDSTEALHDIADNCKIAVVKLGAKGSLIKENGKVYNIEPHKVEMVNTNGAGDMYAAGILHGLVNGLNLQEAGEIASHVSALVVASMGARMDKKHHNLISKYKNL